One genomic segment of Sphaerodactylus townsendi isolate TG3544 linkage group LG07, MPM_Stown_v2.3, whole genome shotgun sequence includes these proteins:
- the LOC125436232 gene encoding NADH dehydrogenase [ubiquinone] 1 alpha subcomplex subunit 1-like, whose product MWYEILPALTVMYVCLCIPGFSTTRIHRYTNGGKEKRTALNTYQWYLMERDRHVSQTNRYYESKGLENID is encoded by the coding sequence ATGTGGTACGAGATCCTGCCCGCTTTGACCGTCATGTATGTCTGTTTGTGTATCCCTGGATTCTCCACCACCAGGATCCACAGATACACgaatgggggaaaggagaagcGGACTGCTCTGAACACCTATCAGTGGTATCTGATGGAAAGGGACAGGCATGTTTCCCAAACCAATCGCTACTATGAATCAAAGGGCTTGGAGAACATTGACTGA